In Gimesia panareensis, the genomic window GGTCGATCCGACTGATCGTACAGTACCGGTAAGGAAACCGGCTGTACGTTTCAAAAAGCTCATAATGGATCCTCACTTTCAATTCATTTCTATGGACCACAAAACAACCCTTACCATATAGCTGGTTCCAAACAATTATGAGAGCGACTATCAATTATTCAACGGGCTTGCTTACCACTACTCAATCTGCCGGAAGCATACTTGCTGAAGAAGTGCTGACATACTTATCCCATATGCCTATGTCATCTATTGCAGTGTGATCGTCGCTGAGCTTCTTACCTAATATTCATACCTGCAACAGATTTCAGCATAGCTTACATTGCTCGTGTTTTCTGTATGTGGAGTGGATAATTCGTAGAATTTATCGTACCGCCCAGATATCAGCTTTGCGATTCGTCAAGTATTATGTTTGGACTCACGACCAGCCAATCATTTTTTTAAATGCCTGCCATGTTGATATGGTCATATTCATGACCATTCTCGCCAAGACGTGCATTCCGATCGCCCGGAGGAACATGGCAAGGCCGCTAGAATACTGTCTCGATAGAACACTGCATCCATCCTGGCTGTTACCCATTCTTCCGGGATTGCATCCTGAATTGAATCTGCAACTTCTTGATAAAAGTGTTCGATACCTTCAATCATGAAATTTCTCTCTTTTTTTATTTTAGATTAGCGAAATAATCACTAAAAAAACGATTTTATACCAGTCTTCGCATCTGTGATTGGGCATAAAAGGGACCAGATCACCTCCACCAATCAACCCGTTCACCGACCCGCATCAATACAATACAGATTATCAACAGTGCGGATAAAGATGCTGCCGTCGGCGATGGCGGGGGTGCCCCAGGCTTGCTGGTCGAGTTTATTGACGGCCACTACCTTCAATTCGTCACCGGCGGCGATGACATGGGTGTTGCCATTGGAATCCAGCGCGAAGAGGTGTTTGCCGTCGGTCCAGGGGGAAGCCCAGAACGCGCGGGCGCCCGGGACGCGGCTCTCGTACTCCAGACGCCCCGTTTCAATGTCGACACAACGAATGATGCCCCGGCGGCGTTCGAAGAAATACAGGTTGCCGTCTAACCAGGTGGGCGATGCCATTTGAATGCCGGAACCATCCATGCGCCACTCCACGAACTCTCCCTGTTTACCGTCGCCCGGCGGAGTAATATCGCCCGTGCCGCCGGGCTTGACGGCGTAAAGCCGCCCGCCTCCGTCATCATCGCCGCCCCGGTTGCGCAGTTCGTTCCCGATGAACAGCCGATCGCCGACGGCAACGGGGGTCGCCGACGAACGCCCTTTATTCATATCCAGCGTCCAGAGCAACTTTCCAGTCGCCGGATCATAGGCACGATAGACGGTGCCCCCCACGATCAGTTCCTTCCGCAACGAATTTTTCCAGATCATCGGGCTGCTGTATTGCGACTTTTCCTCGCGGTTGACCTTCCAGATTTCCTCTCCGGTTTTCGTATCCAGGGCGACGAGAAACGATTGCTCCTGGTTATCAACCTGAATGAACAGCCGATCTTCGAACAGCACCGGTGAACTCGACGTACCCCAGCCGGCACGCATCTCATACACGCCCAGATCTTTCTGCCACAACAGGTCGCCTTTCAGGTCGAGACAATAAACACCGTTCATGCCGAAGTACGCGTAAATGCGTTTCCCGTCTGTGACCGGCGTTTCCGTGGCATAGGTATTGGTGCTGTGCCGCGGCATGGGCGGCTTGCCTTCTTTCACCGTCTTCTTCCAGATCTGCTCACCAGTGGCGGCGTCCAGGCAAACGACCTGGTATTGAAACAGCACGTTGACCAGATCGTTACGATCGCGGCCGTAGCCACCTCCGTTGGATTCCGGCCGGGCGATGTTTTTCTTTGCTGGATTGGCAGGCACCGCAGCCGTCATGTAAACGCGACCCTCCCAGACAATGGGCTGAGACCAGCCTTCGCCCTCGACCGGCTTCTTCCAGCGAATATTGGTTTGTTCTCCCGCCGCATCCGACCAGTTGACGGGCAGCGGCGTGGCAGATACGGCATTGGAATTCGCACCCCGGAACTGAGGATAGTTTTCGGCCAGGCACGTTTGTCCCAGAGCGAACACAACGAACAGCACGGTCAATTGATAAGTGAAATGCATAAACTCTTCCTGACATCCATAACATAATGCGATGAATCATTGAGAACCATACGAGAAATGATCTGACTAACAGATTGACTAACAGATAGTGTAAGGGCTGCGAACAAGAATGAAACAGCAATTCTGCCTGAGAAAAACAGGAGGGGCAGGTCTGGTTCCGACAGGAATAAACTGGCTGTATCAGGAGGTCTACTCTAGAGCATTTCCGCAACATGATTTCAGCCTGAAATCATTAATTGCTGTTGGGTAGAAGTAGAAAAGGGGCAGACCCCGATTCCATCCTCTCACTTCTCAGATCTATCAGTAATGACGAAATACAAAGAGGCGGCAATGATAATCACCAGCAATGGCAAATAAAGGTAAGAAGTAGTCTGCAGGCCCACCAGTGGCCCTCCCCACAATATTGAACTCGCTAAAAAGAGTGCTCCGCCAACAACGATACCTCTAAATCGCAAGCGTGTCATAAATCGAGACCCTCCATAGAGGACAGCTTCTG contains:
- a CDS encoding PQQ-binding-like beta-propeller repeat protein, which gives rise to MHFTYQLTVLFVVFALGQTCLAENYPQFRGANSNAVSATPLPVNWSDAAGEQTNIRWKKPVEGEGWSQPIVWEGRVYMTAAVPANPAKKNIARPESNGGGYGRDRNDLVNVLFQYQVVCLDAATGEQIWKKTVKEGKPPMPRHSTNTYATETPVTDGKRIYAYFGMNGVYCLDLKGDLLWQKDLGVYEMRAGWGTSSSPVLFEDRLFIQVDNQEQSFLVALDTKTGEEIWKVNREEKSQYSSPMIWKNSLRKELIVGGTVYRAYDPATGKLLWTLDMNKGRSSATPVAVGDRLFIGNELRNRGGDDDGGGRLYAVKPGGTGDITPPGDGKQGEFVEWRMDGSGIQMASPTWLDGNLYFFERRRGIIRCVDIETGRLEYESRVPGARAFWASPWTDGKHLFALDSNGNTHVIAAGDELKVVAVNKLDQQAWGTPAIADGSIFIRTVDNLYCIDAGR